One genomic window of Ammospiza nelsoni isolate bAmmNel1 chromosome 4, bAmmNel1.pri, whole genome shotgun sequence includes the following:
- the PPP1R3B gene encoding protein phosphatase 1 regulatory subunit 3B, whose product MAVDVAMQLYLCSSPLRREKCACKIAPKASKPLRPCIQLSSKAALKGTGETANSFPHSKAKKRVSFADSRGFALTMVKVFSEFEDPLDIPFNITELIDNIVGLTTVEKDSFVLDFVQPSVDYLDFRNRLQADCVCLENCMLKEKSIVGTVKVKNLAFEKTVKIRMTFDTWKSFVDHPCQYVKDMYGGLDQDTFSFDISLPEGIQSHERVEFAISFECDGKVYWDNNRGTNYRVIRSELKSAQEAVRPPQAPDFGSAFDRFGSPRCSYGLFPEWPSYSGYEKLGPYY is encoded by the coding sequence ATGGCTGTGGATGTGGCCATGCAGCTGTacctctgctcctcacccttGCGCAGAGAGAAGTGCGCCTGCAAAATTGCTCCAAAGGCCAGCAAGCCGCTGCGGCCCTGCATCCAGCTGAGCAGCAAGGCTGCCCTGAAGGGCACCGGAGAGACAGCAAACTCCTTCCCACACAGCAAGGCAAAGAAGAGGGTGTCCTTTGCAGATAGCAGAGGCTTCGCTCTGACCATGGTGAAGGTGTTCTCGGAGTTTGAGGATCCGCTAGATATTCCTTTCAACATCACAGAGCTGATAGACAACATCGTGGGCCTGACAACCGTGGAGAAGGACAGCTTCGTCCTGGATTTTGTTCAGCCCTCTGTAGACTACCTGGACTTCAGAAACCGCCTCCAGGCAGACTGTGTCTGTCTGGAAAACTGCATGCTAAAGGAGAAATCTATTGTGGGAACAGTGAAGGTGAAGAACCTCGCCTTTGAGAAGACGGTGAAGATCCGGATGACGTTTGACACATGGAAAAGCTTTGTAGATCACCCGTGCCAGTATGTCAAGGATATGTACGGAGGGTTGGACCAGGACACGTTTTCCTTTGACATCAGCTTGCCTGAGGGGATTCAGTCGCACGAAAGAGTTGAGTTTGCCATTTCCTTTGAGTGCGATGGGAAGGTGTACTGGGACAACAACAGGGGCACAAATTACAGGGTCATCCGGTCAGAACTGAAGTCTGCCCAGGAAGCTGTCCGTCCCCCACAGGCTCCTGACTTCGGCAGTGCATTTGACCGGTTTGGGAGCCCTCGGTGCTCCTATGGCCTCTTTCCTGAGTGGCCCAGTTATTCAGGCTACGAGAAGCTCGGGCCCTACTACTGA